Proteins encoded by one window of Herpetosiphonaceae bacterium:
- a CDS encoding LCP family protein: MSTRRSGREPYTGETIPMHTPGAKQRPRTPQGHDPRQPRREVRPPLQPPRRDGRAVARWLRRFLFLLIIGLIAACVGTFMFQQRVASKVGMADVRQNRPAANVLLSPMNILLLGVDLRQDHPDEGVRSDTLILLHLDPASGWGSLLSIPRDSLATIEGFGENKINTAFARGYENAEALYGPGTEPTAAGAALAADTVEQFLGLRDLNTRINYVATINFNGFAKMIDAVGGVEVDVPREITDTEYPTEDFGYMTVHFDAGRQHMNGEQALQYVRTRHADSDFGRAQRQQQVIRAIVQALRDKPLVWRPIAGLRLIDAAGDATQTTLPVGRPDALLMGMMLTRIDPERIAQYRIDPEKVGLQEYGSDLVWDRSGIQALVREALTPPGEAQEQATIQVQNGAGVGGIAGQVTQDLQSQGFTTAPADNAELTASSQIIDYGDHPATRRRLSRALGNMPIVEGSSTDAPPGVDIVVVLGEDYASFWSGR, translated from the coding sequence ATGTCAACACGCAGATCCGGTAGAGAACCCTATACCGGCGAAACCATACCAATGCACACACCAGGCGCGAAGCAGCGCCCGCGCACACCACAGGGCCACGATCCGCGCCAGCCGCGCCGCGAGGTACGTCCGCCGCTGCAACCGCCGCGTCGAGATGGACGAGCGGTTGCCCGCTGGCTGCGGCGCTTTCTGTTTTTGCTGATCATCGGCTTGATCGCCGCGTGTGTCGGCACGTTTATGTTTCAGCAGCGCGTAGCCAGCAAAGTCGGCATGGCCGATGTGCGTCAAAACCGCCCGGCGGCCAACGTACTGCTGTCGCCGATGAATATTTTGCTGCTGGGCGTCGATCTGCGCCAGGATCATCCCGACGAGGGTGTTCGCTCGGATACGCTGATCCTGCTGCATCTCGATCCGGCCAGCGGCTGGGGCAGCCTGCTGTCGATCCCGCGCGATAGCCTTGCCACGATCGAGGGCTTCGGCGAGAACAAGATCAACACGGCCTTTGCGCGCGGCTACGAGAATGCCGAGGCGCTCTACGGCCCCGGCACCGAGCCGACAGCGGCGGGCGCGGCACTTGCCGCCGACACGGTCGAGCAATTCCTGGGCTTGCGCGATCTCAACACCCGCATCAACTACGTCGCCACGATTAACTTCAACGGCTTTGCCAAGATGATCGACGCGGTCGGCGGCGTCGAGGTCGATGTGCCGCGTGAAATCACCGATACCGAGTATCCCACCGAAGATTTCGGCTATATGACGGTCCACTTCGATGCCGGGCGGCAGCACATGAACGGCGAGCAAGCGCTGCAATATGTGCGCACGCGCCACGCCGACAGCGACTTCGGACGCGCCCAGCGGCAGCAGCAGGTCATTCGGGCGATTGTCCAGGCGCTACGCGACAAGCCGCTCGTGTGGCGGCCCATCGCGGGCCTGCGGCTGATCGATGCGGCGGGCGATGCCACCCAAACCACGCTGCCGGTTGGGCGTCCGGATGCGCTCTTGATGGGCATGATGCTGACGCGGATCGACCCGGAGCGGATCGCGCAGTACCGCATCGACCCAGAAAAAGTCGGGCTTCAGGAGTACGGATCGGATCTGGTCTGGGATCGCAGCGGTATTCAGGCGCTAGTGCGCGAGGCGCTGACACCGCCAGGCGAGGCGCAGGAGCAGGCAACGATTCAGGTACAGAACGGCGCGGGTGTGGGCGGCATCGCGGGACAAGTCACCCAGGATTTGCAGAGCCAGGGCTTTACCACCGCTCCGGCGGATAATGCCGAGCTAACGGCCAGCAGCCAGATCATCGACTACGGCGATCACCCCGCGACGCGCCGACGGCTCAGCCGTGCGCTGGGCAATATGCCGATTGTCGAGGGCTCATCCACCGACGCGCCGCCGGGCGTCGATATTGTGGTCGTGCTGGGCGAGGATTATGCCTCATTCTGGAGCGGACGCTAG